The stretch of DNA CCGCTCCGGCAGCGGCCGGCGGGCCAGCCCCGCGGCGGCCGCCACCCGCCCCTCCGCCAGGGCCGCCACCACCCGGGAGGGCTCGGCGTCGGCGTCGTCCAGCATCTCCCGGTAGCGCCGCTCGAACGCCTCCGCGGCGGCCCGCTCCCCGGCGAAGTGCACGGACCGGATCCGCCGCAGCACCTCGCGGAGCAGGTCAGGGCGGTCGCCGAGGGCCGCGGTGACCTCGTCGCCGAACACGGTGAGCGAGAGCTGCCAGGCGCGCAGGTACTCGGCGAGCGGCACCCCCTCGTCGGCCCGGTCGGCCGCCCGCTCGGAGACCAGCCGGAGCAGCTCGGGGTCGGGCCCCTCCGGCTCCAGCACGGCGCGCAGCGCCGAGCGCAGCATCGCCCGGATCGTCCCGGCCGCGACCAGGTGCAGGTGGTCCAGCATCGCCGGGTCACCGGTGTAGAGCGGGGACTCCGCGGCGTACCGCTCCACGATCAGCCGCGCCAGCGGCGGCACCCGCGTCTGCAGCGACTCGACGATCCCGCGCAGCCGCTCCGGGTCGTCCATCCGCGCCCCTCCCGTGTCCCCATCGCACCCGGCCGCCCGCACGGCCGCGGCGCGCCGTGCCGGAGGAGCCCGGTCGGCACCGGGAGAGCACGGCCGCGGTCGCGGCGCGGAGGCGGTCGCCCACGACCATGGTGGGGGAGGCGGCGCCGGCGGACGGCGCCAGGGGCCGGGTTCCGAAGGCGGGGCGACCCGCGCCCCCCCGCTCCCCCGCGGTGGAGTCGGCCTGCGTCGGGCCCCGGCCCCGCGCCGACGACTCACCCGGCCACCCGCGGTGAAGCCCGTCCGAGTCGGGTCCCGGCGCCGCCCCGCCCTGTCCGGCCGCCCCGGCCCGCGCCCACCTGCGCCGGGCTCAGGGCCGTCGTCTTTTTCCCGGCCCCTTTCCGCCTTCCGGGGCGCGGGCGCCTCCGCTGGGCCGGGCAGAGGCGGCAGGCCGGAGCCCGGCGTCACCGAGGAGGGCCCCGCTCGCCGCAGCCTGCCCCTTCCCGCAGCCGGAGCAGCGGTGGCGGCGGGGGAGCGCGCCGTCCGCCACCGCCCACCCCTTGCAGCCGGGACCGCGGGGGCAGCGGCGCGGAACACGGCCCGCCGCCGGCCTCTGCGGGGCGTCCCTCCGCGGCCACGGCGACGTTGAGCTCAACGAGGCGGCGCTGCACCGCAGGCGGGGCCGGACCCGCGGGGCCGGCGCCGTGGTGCGGGCCCGGCAGAGGGCCCCGGCCATGGCGCGAACTCCACCGGCCGGGGCCGCTCCGGGACGGAGGAGGGCCTACAGGCCGATCTTGAACGCGGTGCCGCTCAGCCTCTGCAGCTCCTCCACGGTGTCGCCGCCGCTCAGCGCGGCCCTGGACTCCGCGGCGGCCCAGCGGAACACGCCCTTGGCCATGGTGGACCGCTCCTCGGCGACCCGGGCCAGGTTGATCTCGGCGCGGGCCCCGTGCGCGCCGGCGTCGTCCGGTGCGGCCTGCACCGCGAGTTCGGCGAGGTGCCCGGCCAGGCGGAGGTCGCCCTGCTCGGCGGCGGCGCGGGCACGGGCGGACAGCGCGGACGCGCCGCCGCACAGCTCGGCGAGGGCGGCGGCGAGCCGGTCCGCCGGGGCCGGCTTGAGGTGCGCGGGGTCGCCGTCGTACCAGCCGCCGTAGAGCCGCCACACGTTGCGCACCACGAACTCCGGCTCGTCGTAGACGGGCTGCAGGTAGGGGCGGTCCGCCAGGTGCGCCGGCGGTCTGACGGCGTGCACCGCCTCGTCCAGCCGGGCGCCGGCGTTCATCAGCGCCAGGGTCTGCTCGACCAGGCTCTCCAGGAACTCGGCGGTCTCGTTCAGCGCGGTGCGCACCCGGTCGGCGCCGACGATGGGCAGGCCGTGGCCGGGCAGCAGCACCTCGGCGCCGGTGCCGGCCATGGTGCGCAGCGCCGCCGCCCACTCGGCCGGGTGGCGCTGCACCTTCTGCGGGTTGCCCGCGTTGGGCGCCACCCAGATGAACAGGTCGCCGGTGAGCAGCGTCCGGCGCTCCGGCAGGTAGGCCCAGGTGTGGTCGTCGGTCTCGCCCTTGGCGTGGAACAGCCGCAGGGCGGCGTCGCCCAGGTGCAGCTCCATGGAGTCCCGGTAGGTCTGGTCGGGGTAGCGGTAGGAGCGCGGCCAGCGCAGTTCGGAGCTGCCGAACTGGCGGCGGTTGATCACCTCGTTGTAGCCGGCGGTGCGCACGTACCGGTCGAACCGGGCGGCGACCGCCTCGTGCGCGACGACCACCGGCCGGGGCCGGCCCGCCGCATCGGCCTCGGCGTCGAACGGGCCGACGCCGGACACGTGGTCGATGTGGCCGTGCGAGTAGACCGCGAACCGCAGCGGCCGGCCGTCGTAGCCGCGGACCGCGGCGTGCAGCGCCTCGGCGGACGGCGCGGACCCGGTGTCGAAGAGGACCGGGCCCCGCTCGGCGCGGATGCAGAACGCGTTGCCGAAGCCCGGCCACATCCCGATCCCCTCGGCGACCTCCGCGAGCCCGGCGCGGGCCGGCTCGCCCCGGTGGTACTCCGGGACGGGCTCGCCCCGCCATGCCTTCTCGGCGAGTTCCAGTACGGCGTTCACACGTGCCTCCGTCGGTCCGTTCGGTGCGTCGCGGCCGCACGGACCAGACTCGGCGCGGCGCGCCGCCCGGACAAGGCCCCGCCGTCACAGCGGAGCGCCGGGCCCCTGTGACGGATCACAACGGCGCAGGCCCCGGGCGCTCGGGGCGCATGGCCGGTGCGGAGCCGGGTGCGACGATGGCACCCCGGTTCCGCCCTTTCCTCCCCGCGCCCGCGCCGCCGCCCTGTGCCTTCCTCGCTCCTGCCTTCGGCCACGTTCCGCGCCCACCCGTTGAGCTCGACACCGTCGTGGCCGCCGGAGGGCTCCCCCGACGCAGGCGGGCACGGGGCCAGGCCTCGTCGCGGGGCGGCCGCGGCCGCCCCGGGGAGCGGGTCAGGGGCGGGCCGGGACCAGGTCGATCAGGCTGGCCTCCGGGCGGCAGCAGAACCGCACCGGGGCGTAAGGGGAGGTGCCCAGGCCGCCGGAGACGTTCAGCCAGGCCCGGCCGTACCGGTTCAGCCCCCAGGCGCGGCGCCGGTCGATCCCGCAGTTGGTCACGAGCGTGCCGTAGAACGGCAGGCAGAGCTGGCCGCCGTGGGTGTGCCCGGCCAGCAGCAGCTGGTAGCCGTCGGCGGCGAACCGGTCCAGGTTGGCCGGCTCGGGGGAGTGCAGCACGCCCAGCCGGAGGTCGGCCGAGGCGGGGGCGGGGCCGGCCACCTCCTCGTAGCGGTCCAGGCCGATGTGCGAGTCGTGCACCCCGGCCGCGGCGATGCTCAGCCCGCCGGCGCTGATCCGGCCCTTGCGGTTGTTCAGGTCCAGCCATCCGGCGCCGGCCATCGCGGCGCCCAGCTCGCGCCAGGGCAGGTCGGGCTCGACCCGGTCGCGGTAGTCCTTCTTGCTGCTGCGCCACAGGTAGCGGGCCGGGTTCTTGGGGCGCGGCGAGAACAGGTCGTTGGATCCGTAGACGAACGCCCCGGGCCGGTCCAGCAGCGGGCCCAGCGCCTCGACGAACGGCTCCACCGCGTCCGGGTGGGCCAGCGAGTCGCCGGTGTTGACCACCAGGTCCGGCTCGTACCGCTCCAGGCCGCGCACCCAGTCGATGAGCATCCGGCGCCCCGGGGTCAGGTGCGCGTCGGACAGGTGCAGCACCCGCAGCGGCGGGCTCCCCTCGGGCAGCAGCGGCAGCTCGTGCCGGCGCAGCCGGAACCAGTTCCGCTCGATGACCGCGGCGTAGCCGATCCCGGCGGCGCCGACGGCGCCGGCGACCGCCGCCGCCCGCGCGGCCCGCCGCCACCCCTCATGTCGCCTGCTCACTGCCGATGCTCCCTCCATGCCGCTCGGGCCCTTCGTCCGCAGGCCGCGGAAAAGCCGTGGGGCCGCCGCGGGCGATCACTCTATGATCAGTGCCATGTCCGAACTCAAAGACCGCCTGAAGTCCGACCTCACCGCCGCCATGAAGGCGCGCGACGCGGTGCGCCTCCGCACGCTGCGCATGGCCCTGACCGCCGTGTCCAACGAGGAGGTCGCCGGCGGTGCCGCGCGCGAGCTGGCCGACGACGACATCGTCCGGCTGCTCACCCGGGAGGCCAAGAAGCGCCGCGAGGCGGCCGAGGCCTTCGACAAGGGCGGCCGCGCGGACAAGGCCGCCGACGAGCGGGCCGAGGCCGAGGTGCTCTCCGAGTACCTGCCGGCCCAGCTGGACGACACCGAGCTCGCCGCCCTGGTGGCCGACGCCGTCGCCGAGTCCGGGGCGACCGGCCCCAAGGGCATGGGCGCCGTCATGAAGCTGGTCAACCCCAAGGTCGCCGGGCGCGCCGAGGGCTCGCGGGTGGCCGCCGAGGTCAAGCGCCAGCTGGCCGGCTGAGCACCGCTCACTCGTCCTCGTGCGGAGGCCGGCCCACCGGCAGCACGCCGTCCTCGTCGCCGGCCTCCGCGTCCTGCTCCGGCACCGCGCGGCCGGAGCCGCCGCTGAGGAACACGTTGACCGTGGCGCCTTCGGGGAGCACCGTGCCGGGGTCGGGGTTGATCGCGGCCACGGTGCCCTCGGCCTCGGCCGAGCGCACCCGGTTCGGCGCCACGCTCACCTGGTAGCCGGCGTCCTCCAGGGCGGAGACCGCCTCGCTCTCCCGCTGCCCCACGACATCGGGCACGCCGCCCTCGACCGCGGCGTTGTTCGAGGTCGGCTGGGCGCCGGCACCGCCGCCGCCCCCGCCGCGGAACTTGCCCGGGGCGCCGGGGAAGCCCTTCTCCGGGACCTTCTCCACCGCCTTGGACATCGTCTCCTGCCAGATCGGGCCGGGGATGTCGGCCCCGTAGACCTGGCCGAAGTAGCGGTCGCCGATGGTGACGTTGCGCAGCGGGTAGTTCTGCGGGCCGCGCGGGTCGCCGACGAAGACCGCACTGGCCAGGTTCGGGGTGTAGCCGGCGAACCAGGCCGCCGCCGACCCGTCGGTGGTACCGGTCTTGGCCGCCGCCGGGCGCCCGATGCCCAGCCCGGAGGTGGTGCCGCCCTTGAAGGTCTGCTGCAGCAGGTAGCTCACCCCGGCCGCCACGTCCTTGTCGATCGCCCGCTCGCACTCCGACTCGATCTCGATGGTCTTGCCGGCCTGGCGGTCGTTGATCGAGGTGATGGCCTGCGGCTCGCAGTACGTGCCGCCGGAGGCGAACACCGCGTAGGCGTTGGCCACCGTCATCGGGGAGACCTCTTCACTGCCCAGGGTGAAGGAGTTGTTGGCCTGGGTGTGCGGGTTGTCGAAGGACTGGCCGTCGGCCCGGTGCACGCCGAGCTTCTCCGCCATCTTGATGACGTTGCACAGCCCGACGTCCTTCTGCAGGTGGGCGAAGTAGGTGTTCACCGACCCCTTGGTGCCGGAGATCATGTTGCCGCCGCCGCCCTGGGTGTCGCCGGCGTTCTTCACCGGCCACGGGGCGAGCGGGTCGCCGTTGCAGTTGCGCTGGCCGGTCACCGTGGTGCTGCTGCCGCCGCCCCCGAAGGACGTGCCGAAGCCCTTGCCCTGCTCCAGCGCGGCGGCCAGGGTGAACGCCTTGAAGGTCGACCCGGCCTGGAAGCCGGTGCTGCCGCCCCGGTCGGAGTCGGTGGCGAAGTTGATCGAGGTCTCGCCCAGCTTGGACTCGTCCGGCCCGTAGTCGCGGCTCTGCGCCATCGAGCGGATCTCACCGGTGCCCGGCTCGATCAGCACCTCGGCGGCGACCTTCTTGGACTTGTTCTTGCGCGGAACCCACTTGTCGACCGCCTTCTGCGCGGCCTTCTGCA from Nocardiopsis composta encodes:
- a CDS encoding metallophosphoesterase; translated protein: MSRRHEGWRRAARAAAVAGAVGAAGIGYAAVIERNWFRLRRHELPLLPEGSPPLRVLHLSDAHLTPGRRMLIDWVRGLERYEPDLVVNTGDSLAHPDAVEPFVEALGPLLDRPGAFVYGSNDLFSPRPKNPARYLWRSSKKDYRDRVEPDLPWRELGAAMAGAGWLDLNNRKGRISAGGLSIAAAGVHDSHIGLDRYEEVAGPAPASADLRLGVLHSPEPANLDRFAADGYQLLLAGHTHGGQLCLPFYGTLVTNCGIDRRRAWGLNRYGRAWLNVSGGLGTSPYAPVRFCCRPEASLIDLVPARP
- a CDS encoding penicillin-binding protein is translated as MLQRIGQLIGVGVIAGVLVAAIALPAVGGLGITARNVATGFMNMPSDLETPPPPQRSVIYDREGGVIAEIYDKNRELVSLDDMSPVMQDAIISIEDSRFYEHGGIDISGTFRAALRTLSGSTQGGSSLTQQYVKNVLVESADSQAEQEEARETTLARKLRELRYALTIEKRMSKDEILEGYLNIAYFGDGAYGVESAARHFFDIPASELNLSQSATLAGTVRYPYLYNPRLNPEDAQERRDVVLDRMVQVGTITEKEAEEAKSVDLADELEPTNQSNGCVPSKQPFFCDYVVQEIEKNEQFGENETERARWLRTAGLEIHTTLDPDMQKAAQKAVDKWVPRKNKSKKVAAEVLIEPGTGEIRSMAQSRDYGPDESKLGETSINFATDSDRGGSTGFQAGSTFKAFTLAAALEQGKGFGTSFGGGGSSTTVTGQRNCNGDPLAPWPVKNAGDTQGGGGNMISGTKGSVNTYFAHLQKDVGLCNVIKMAEKLGVHRADGQSFDNPHTQANNSFTLGSEEVSPMTVANAYAVFASGGTYCEPQAITSINDRQAGKTIEIESECERAIDKDVAAGVSYLLQQTFKGGTTSGLGIGRPAAAKTGTTDGSAAAWFAGYTPNLASAVFVGDPRGPQNYPLRNVTIGDRYFGQVYGADIPGPIWQETMSKAVEKVPEKGFPGAPGKFRGGGGGGAGAQPTSNNAAVEGGVPDVVGQRESEAVSALEDAGYQVSVAPNRVRSAEAEGTVAAINPDPGTVLPEGATVNVFLSGGSGRAVPEQDAEAGDEDGVLPVGRPPHEDE
- a CDS encoding GatB/YqeY domain-containing protein translates to MSELKDRLKSDLTAAMKARDAVRLRTLRMALTAVSNEEVAGGAARELADDDIVRLLTREAKKRREAAEAFDKGGRADKAADERAEAEVLSEYLPAQLDDTELAALVADAVAESGATGPKGMGAVMKLVNPKVAGRAEGSRVAAEVKRQLAG
- a CDS encoding alkyl sulfatase dimerization domain-containing protein; translation: MNAVLELAEKAWRGEPVPEYHRGEPARAGLAEVAEGIGMWPGFGNAFCIRAERGPVLFDTGSAPSAEALHAAVRGYDGRPLRFAVYSHGHIDHVSGVGPFDAEADAAGRPRPVVVAHEAVAARFDRYVRTAGYNEVINRRQFGSSELRWPRSYRYPDQTYRDSMELHLGDAALRLFHAKGETDDHTWAYLPERRTLLTGDLFIWVAPNAGNPQKVQRHPAEWAAALRTMAGTGAEVLLPGHGLPIVGADRVRTALNETAEFLESLVEQTLALMNAGARLDEAVHAVRPPAHLADRPYLQPVYDEPEFVVRNVWRLYGGWYDGDPAHLKPAPADRLAAALAELCGGASALSARARAAAEQGDLRLAGHLAELAVQAAPDDAGAHGARAEINLARVAEERSTMAKGVFRWAAAESRAALSGGDTVEELQRLSGTAFKIGL